A genomic region of Haliotis asinina isolate JCU_RB_2024 chromosome 1, JCU_Hal_asi_v2, whole genome shotgun sequence contains the following coding sequences:
- the LOC137276701 gene encoding uncharacterized protein, with the protein MDVRHTFFLTAILLATYHLSDGALGEKARCDFPDFLQTPPTKSWLLNHSHTVVTYDVSGGVLTGFDCRKDNTECSQYSRVCWNRYSHNRVLVKHLESDFQNKFLCIQFIQRSISVIQIKISHTQTGHVGKYLCNFEDLDLDPWPWISEEHFSSSSTSCPFIGGYNFDLFKFSDHHRKKIQMKCISAIPPVRVESDCEQGEGMTFQFRNSACLHREGNFDMTQNTKCMASWSHGKEHFGILRKDSDRYFWCVRVKFGQGNEVSKLIVFLDLICDHTLNFTLTQRYIELEKLEKRKVSHMCTDEYYGCEVMNELCTVLSDLCARTCGGCNASHKATPCNFPERVQGTWLHSEKDENKHVEISKNAIKLPKSGEYECVTFQDFVRPLRRVILRRFANGCYPRFMCMHYNSPSPSVMRFRLGNLDTWPTKLSDESICDDKNFMTYPSVRSSINTPYYRPYKSLIRLTPDPRAVTCNLPRILPRALTVYDDYGITSCLIHGSFASPRELVLAKTRNGSVLTPIKYTCLGSLTFIGSFKSIITMTQGKEDEYLCWIIVNRNFLLQVKPSSCNTLTAKFIMARKKTFEEKLIKSFYVTYSKSSHVCDDYFHEHYAYKPHWRVNVLPYSEESSSANRQVRMASVTICVFLILRVIS; encoded by the coding sequence ATGGATGTCCGTCACACTTTCTTCCTGACTGCCATCCTTCTTGCAACGTACCACTTAAGCGATGGTGCCCTGGGAGAGAAGGCGAGATGTGACTTCCCAGACTTCCTCCAGACGCCGCCAACTAAATCCTGGCTGTTGAACCACAGCCACACAGTCGTCACTTATGATGTATCTGGGGGTGTTCTCACGGGCTTCGATTGCCGCAAGGACAACACAGAATGTTCCCAGTACAGCCGAGTGTGCTGGAATCGCTACAGCCACAACAGAGTCCTGGTGAAACATCTGGAATCCGACTTCCAGAACAAGTTTCTGTGCATCCAATTCATCCAAAGAAGCATCAGTGTCATTCAGATAAAGATATCTCACACTCAGACAGGACATGTTGGCAAGTACCTGTGCAACTTTGAGGATCTGGACCTGGACCCATGGCCCTGGATATCAGAAGAACACTTTTCCTCCTCATCCACTTCATGTCCCTTCATCGGTGGCTACAACTTTGATTTGTTCAAGTTTAGTGATCACCACAGGAAGAAGATACAAATGAAGTGCATCAGTGCCATCCCTCCTGTGCGTGTTGAAAGCGACTGCGAGCAGGGCGAAGGGATGACGTTTCAGTTTCGGAATTCGGCCTGTCTACACAGAGAAGGAAACTTTGACATGACCCAGAATACCAAATGCATGGCATCATGGTCACACGGGAAGGAACATTTTGGAATTCTTCGTAAGGATTCCGACAGATACTTCTGGTGTGTCAGGGTGAAATTCGGACAAGGGAATGAAGTTTCTAAGTTGATAGTGTTTCTGGATTTAATATGTGATCACACTCTGAACTTCACACTGACCCAACGCTACATCGAACTGGAGAAGCTAGAGAAGCGTAAAGTGTCCCATATGTGTACGGACGAATACTATGGCTGTGAGGTGATGAATGAGCTATGTACGGTTCTGTCTGACCTCTGTGCAAGAACTTGCGGAGGTTGTAATGCAAGCCACAAAGCAACTCCTTGTAACTTTCCAGAAAGAGTTCAAGGGACATGGCTACATTCTGAAAAGGACGAGAATAAGCATGTGGAAATATCCAAAAATGCTATAAAACTCCCCAAGTCAGGAGAATACGAATGTGTAACCTTCCAGGACTTTGTCAGACCTTTAAGAAGGGTCATACTGCGTCGTTTTGCAAACGGTTGCTATCCTAGATTCATGTGTATGCATTATAACTCCCCGTCACCATCCGTAATGAGGTTCAGATTGGGCAATTTGGACACGTGGCCTACCAAATTATCGGATGAATCAATTTGTGATGACAAGAACTTTATGACCTACCCCAGTGTCCGTAGCAGCATCAATACACCCTATTACCGACCTTATAAGAGCTTAATCAGACTTACGCCTGATCCTCGAGCCGTTACTTGCAATCTTCCAAGGATTCTACCCAGGGCTCTGACAGTCTATGACGACTATGGCATAACGTCCTGTCTTATACACGGGTCCTTTGCCTCTCCTAGAGAATTAGTGCTAGCAAAGACTCGCAATGGGTCTGTCCTTACTCCAATAAAATACACATGTCTTGGTTCTTTGACATTTATCGGAAGTTTCAAATCAATAATAACGATGACTCAGGGGAAAGAAGACGAATATCTATGTTGGATAATTGTTAATCGTAATTTTCTTCTTCAAGTGAAACCTTCATCGTGTAACACTCTAACGGCCAAGTTCATCATGGCTAGGAAAAAGACCTTCGAGGAAAAACTCATAAAGAGTTTCTATGTCACCTACTCCAAGTCAAGCCATGTCTGTGATGATTACTTTCATGAGCATTATGCGTACAAGCCACATTGGCGTGTTAATGTATTGCCGTATTCGGAGGAGAGCTCATCCGCCAATCGCCAAGTCCGAATGGCTAGTGTAACGATATGTGTATTTCTTATATTACGCGTTATTTCATGA